In Ammospiza caudacuta isolate bAmmCau1 chromosome 2, bAmmCau1.pri, whole genome shotgun sequence, a genomic segment contains:
- the CRLF2 gene encoding cytokine receptor-like factor 2, giving the protein MRLIFQAYSMIFILGNMVASQSQSSGGEDAINTTIINFNNEKMQITWATRELFPNENVSFFYTFGEGKNKVWKPCTTYLLDQDYNSGCLFETEGPTLTISIRNSNGSDVLFSKNLKADFYIKPSPPENVTFFWKEDTVTVSCNKPERNAWCLRFELQYKSKFDKEWQSRTSKCCSIGEQGFDPRKCYSFRARLTRLVPHCNVVKYSSDWAAETFWMNGTLLDSCDDDITSQSKTVIILSCSLAVVLMMLILLILLCKWQRVQMSVLPAIPDPKYPFADLFNDHNGNLQEWLDKNDHVVLQTKLEYEEPESITEAESQQEDGKNSDKQGPLEKIFTFSGAAENNDGKAAEIACLIPAPNTTAPFAGFHIIMNDDMYVML; this is encoded by the exons ATGAGACTCATCTTTCAAGCATATTCAATGATCTTCATACTAGGCAATATGGTGGCTTCTCAGTCACAATCATCTG GTGGGGAAGATGCCATCAACACCACAATAATCAACTTCAATAACGAGAAGATGCAGATCACATGGGCAACAAGAGAGCTTTTTCCCAATGAGAATGTGTCATTTTTTTACAC ATTTGGTGAAGGCAAGAACAAAGTTTGGAAGCCATGTACCACCTATTTATTGGATCAAGATTATAATTCTGGATGTCTTTTTGAGACAGAAGGACCTACCCTTACCATTTCTATCAGGAACAGCAATGGAAGTGATGTgcttttttctaaaaatctaAAAGCTGATTTTTACA TAAAGCCCAGTCCACCAGAAAATGTGACCTTCTTCTGGAAAGAGGACACTGTTACTGTAAGCTGTAATAAACCTGAGAGAAATGCATGGTGCTTGAGATTTGAGCTTCAGTACAAAAGCAAGTTTGACAAAGAGTGGCAA TCCAGAACCTCCAAGTGCTGCAGTATTGGAGAGCAAGGCTTCGATCCCAGGAAGTGCTACTCTTTCCGGGCCAGACTGACGAGACTGGTACCACACTGCAACGTGGTTAAATACAGCAGTGACTGGGCAGCTGAAACATTTTGGATGAATGGCACGTTATTAG ATTCATGTGATGATGATATAACTTCTCAGTCAAAGACAGTAATTATTTTAAGTTGTTCACTGGCAGTAGTCTTAATGATGCTTATCCTCCTGATTCTTCTGTGTAAGTGGCAGAg gGTTCAGATGTCAGTCCTGCCTGCTATACCAGACCCAAAATACCCATTTGCTGATCTCTTCAATGATCATAATGGAAACTTACAG gAATGGCTAGACAAAAATGATCATGTGGTGTTGCAAACCAAGCTGGAATATGAAGAACCAGAGTCCATCACTGAGGCAGAAAGCCAGCAAGAAGATGGGAAGAACAGTGACAAACAGGGGCCTTTGGAAAAAATCTTCACTTtttcaggagcagctgaaaaTAATGATGGCAAAGCAGCTGAGATTGCCTGCCTGATACCAGCACCCAACACTACAGCTCCTTTTGCTGGCTTCCATATTATAATGAATGATGACATGTATGTGATGTTATAA